The Bacteroides ovatus genomic interval GCTACGTGCCGGCGTTGGATTAACAGCCAGTATGCCTCCATTATCAAATGCAACACCCATTTTTATAAATTCCAATACTACGCGACCAAGTACGGACATCGAATCAGGCATTGAAATTTACACATTAGGTAATTCTGATTTGACATGGGAAAAGAGTTATCAATCTAATTTTGGTTTTGATGCCACTTTCCTTAAAGGAAGACTCGACTTCTCTTTTGACTATTTTATCCGAAACAGTTTCGACTTGTTAAGTGTAATAAAAGTCTCCGGAATTGGAGGAGAAAGATATAAATGGGCCAATAGTGCCGACTTAAGCGCCTCCGGTTTCGATATAACATTGTCAGGAAAACCTATTGTAACAAAAGATTTCATGTGGTCAAGTTCTTTCACTATGGGATATTCCAAAAATGAAATCAAGAATTCAATGCAACAACCACAAATCAACACGTTGGTAGGAATCACAGGAGGAAATAAAAATGGGTATCCGGTGAACGGGCTTTTCTCTATACCATTTGCCGGTCTGAATCCGGAAAATGGTGTACCGATGTTCTATGATGAGAATGGTACTATCACCAGTGATATCAATTTCCAAAGTACTTCAACAGATTACTTAAAATACGAAGGACCGACAGATCCCAAATATACAGGAGGGTTTAACAATTCCTTTACTTGGAAAGGTATCTCATTAGATATTTTCTTCACTTTCCAAGCCGGAAATGTAATCCGATTGAATCCTGTATTTAACAGCAGTTATAATGACTCTCAAGCAACCCCCAAAGAGTTCTTTAACAGATGGGAATTCAGAGGAGATGAGAAGCATACTAATATCCCTGCAATAGCTGATAAAGATCTGATATCAGATTTGAGCAGTACTTATCCTTATTCAGCATACAATTATTCAGATATACGGGTAGCGAAAGGAGATTTCATCCGTCTTAAATCATTATCTGTAGGATATACCATTCCGCAGAAGCTTTTCAAATCGTGGAAGTTGTTCTCTGATATTCGTTTACGAGTAACCGGCAAAAACTTATGGTTACTATACTCTGATAAAAAATTGAATGGACAAGACCCTGAATTTGTCAATACCGGTGGTGTAGCCCAACCGATACAAAAACAAGTTATTTTTTCATTAGATGTCAGTTTCTAAATCATCCTTATACAATGAAGAAAATTAAAATATACTTATATATTGGAATCATGTCCTTTTGTACCAGTTGCTCTGACTTTCTGGACAAAGTACCCGACGAACGTACTCAAATAGATTCTCCGGATAAAGTATCCGCATTACTAGTAAATGCGTATCCTAAAGTTTCTTATGCGGCTATTGTCAATACCCGTTGTGATTACATAACCGACTTCGGAAGTGTTTACTCTGGTGCGCAACCAGGAGCATTATTCAGCTTTATGGGTGAAAATTTCTTATGGAAAGACGTGATAGAAGATGGAAATGATTCCTTCGAAAACTTCTGGACAGGATGCTATGCAGCTATTGCAGTATCTAACCAGGCGCTTATTTCTATCGACGAGTTAGGAACACCTTCAAGCACAATCAATCAAAAGGGAGAAGCACTCATGACCAGAGCCTTCTCACATTTTTGTCTTGCTTCACTCTTTGCCCAACAATATGACGAATCGACTGCATCGTTATATCCGGGTATTCCTTATGTAGAGAAACCAGAAACACAGCCAGTAGAACAATATGACCGGGAGACAGTGGCAGATACTTATAGAAAAATCACACAAGATTTTGAGGACAGCTATCCTCTTATGACGGATGGAAGCATTTATACAGCTCCCAAATATCATTTCAATAAGAAATCAGCTGCCGCCTTTGGTACCCGTCTTTATCTATTAATGAAACAATATGATAAGGTACTTGAATATGCCAATCAACTCATTTCCATACCGTCACAATTTGAGACATTGACGGATAGTAAAGGAGAACCTCTTAAAAATCAAGATGGTACACCGCAACAGTATATCTCAAAAGATGATCCTGCATTTTCGTTTGTAAGCAACAACTTTCATCCTTTTGCAACAACTTACATGGATGCAAGCGGATATATTGAAATGCGTTCGTATTTCTGCAGTTCTTCCACCAATGCCAATTTATTGATTACAGAAGCATTGTCTTCAATCGCCTGGGGAGAATTACCCTTCTATTCAAGATATGGTTTATCTTCTACTGACATTGGCAAGACAATCAATGCAGATAATGTTACAAATGGTATGTGGGCTATTCCCTATTACGGTACATCCAATTTCTACTTCATACCTAAATTTACCCAATTTACTAAACAAGAATCTTTAGACGCATCCAACTTTTTGCCGTATGCCAATATTCCTGTTTTGAGAATGGAAGAAGTGTTATTAAACCGTGCAGAAGCCTACCTAATGCTTAACCAATATGACAAAGCTATCGCTGATCTAAATTTATATGCCAGCCAACGTTTTGTTATAGCAAGAAGCCCAGCATCAAGCAGATATTATGATTCTAAAGAATTATGTATTACACGCGATAAGATACTCAATTTCTATAAAACCAAACTTAATAATACTGATCACTTTATCAATAAGTACAATCAGACAGACTCTTGGAGTGATTTGAAAAAAGGTATCCTACTTGCAATACTTGATTTCAGAAGTATAGAGTTTTATAATGAAGGACTTAGATGGTATGATATTGTACGCTGGAATATCCCCGTCACCCATACCCAGGCTAACGGCAGCAAGTCCAGCTTAATGCCGGACGACGACCGAAGGGTACTACAAATTCCGGAAATGGCAACTATTTCGGGAATAAAACTTAATCCAAGAAATAACGTAAATAATACATGGGAATAAAATGAAAACAACAAATCACATTGCCAAATGGATACAAGCATATTTCATGCTACTATTCTGCATTAGTACTGTTATTTTCACTGCCTGTAATGAGGACAAACTCAATCTTGACCAAGAGATTTATGGATTGGGTGGAAATGACGAGCAAAAAAATGAACTGGACAAATGGTTATATGAAAACTATACCCAAGCTTACAATATCGAAGTGAAATATAAATGGAACAGTTATGAACTGAACACTACCGCCCAACTAGTCCCCATTATGGAACGCTTCGTAAAACCTTCTATGGATATGATTCAACGAGTTTGGTTTGAGCCTTATAAACAATTGGCAGGAGATAAATTTCTTAGAGAGATGACACCTAAGAAAATCATTTTGGTAGGTAGCCCGGAATATAATGCAGATGGCAGTCAAGTATTGGGACAGGCTGAAGGCGCTCGTAAAATTACGCTATTTGATGGTAATAGCTACAATCCGAGTGATGCAGACTGGATACGTTCTATCATGCATACCATTGAACACGAATTCGCCCATATTCTCCATCAAACCAAAATGTATGATTCCAGTTTCAAAGATATATCCGCCGGAGATTATAATCCGACAGGGTGGACTTCTGAAACGGAAGTAAGTGCATTACTTGCCGGATTCTATTCCGCATACGCAATGTCGGGAGTTGATGAAGATTTCGTTGAAGTGGCATCATTAATTATGGTGTATGGAAAAGAATGGCGTGACTATCGAATTAATTTGCTCGAAAGTTTAACAACGTCTCCTCCTTCAGAGGGAGAAACAGCAGAAGAAACAGCACAGCGTATAGCCCTTGCCAATCAGGCACAAACGGCTTTAACCAGATTACTGGCTAAAGAAGAAATTGTGATCAATTACTTTAAAAATGTATGGAACGTACAGTTTTATGACGACGCAATGGGAAATAAAGGATTAGTATCTTTAGTACAAGATGCTATTAATCAAATTGTAAATGAAAACACTCCAGAATAAATAATTATGAAAATAGTTTATACATATTATCTTCTAACCTGTGTAGCATTGTGCAGTATATTTTCATCTTGCAATAATGAAACCGACATTTATATGGAAAACCCGGATAAACGGATTCAAACTAAAATGCAGGAATATACTGATATACTCACAGGAGCTCCCGATGGATGGATTGCAGAAATAAATACCCAATTAGGAGGTATTCACACCTTATGGATGCAATTCACTGCAGACAATCGAGTATCTATGATGTTCGATTATGTAGAATATTACCGCGACTTGAAAGCAAGTCCGTTTGAAAGTAGCTATATACTCAAGCCACTACAAGGACCAACTATATCATTTGATACGTACTCTTTCTTATCTATCTTTGCAGATCCCAACCAGCTGATGAATGGTGCAGGACAAGCAGGAACCGGATTAGGAGCAGACTACGAATACGAGATTATATCCTACAAAAACGATCAGTTTCTCCTAAAAGGAAGAAAAAACAAAATGGAAGCTACACTGACTAAAGCTACCAATGAGGAAAGAGAGGCCATCAAAAATGGCGCCTTAATGGAAAATCAGGATCAGGCTCCTATCTATCAAAAAAAATACTTCACTTTCAGTTATAAAGGACAAGCGTATGATTTTGTATCTAATGGTAGAAAAACAGGTTTCTTATCCGCTAACAATGGAAATCCGACCCTACAAATAGAAGGTTCTAAAATAGACCTGAACGGAAATATCGTAATGATGAACCCGTTAATCCTTAATGGTTACGAAATTTATCAGTTCAACAAGACATCCACCGGATACACTACACAAGTAGGCAATGATATACTTGAAATTAAAGGAGGTACTACACCAATTGTTCCTCTATTCAATGCACCTCCAGGAGCAATTCATCAGACAATGGTAGTGTACAACGATATGCAAAATCAATGGTCATCCGAATATTTTGATAAACATAAAGCTGCTGTTTCGAATTTATTTGCATTCACTCAAACTCAATTCTATATTGTGTATGTTGCCATACACATGTACACAGACGGAAGTATAGTGGAGATTGGTTATAAAATATATCAAAACGGTTCATTAGGAGCCGATACTTACGGATTCTATTATACATTCAACTATCAGAAGAATTCAGATGGTTCTATCACTTTTGGAGATTATACACCGTTCGATACAAGCAATCCTAATCACGAAGAGTTCGACAAATGTCTGTCACCTATTTTAGATGGTTACTTTAAAAAACACAAATTCTTCATTAAAAGCTGGCCGGCTTTGTACAACAATTCCAGCCAATATGTGATGTCCTCGCTAATTCCTGCAGAAGATAAGACACTTGGTGTCATGGTAGGCGTACCTATGACGTTCTAAAGTTTACTTTACATTTATAGGGATGCCTGAAAACGGCATCCCTCACTCATTAAATAGATATAAGAAAGAAGTATTTGTTTTCCAACCAATGTATATAATCTAAAAATGCCTATCTTTGCAGTCAGATTATCGATAACTAAATAAAAACGAAATAGATAAATGGCATTGCAATGTGGTATTGTAGGACTACCGAACGTGGGTAAGTCGACACTTTTCAACTGTTTGTCGAATGCGAAAGCACAGGCGGCAAATTTCCCTTTCTGTACAATTGAACCCAATGTAGGTGTAATCACTGTTCCTGACGAACGTCTGAACGCACTCGCTGAATTGGTGCACCCCCAACGAATTGTTCCTACAACTGTAGAAATCGTAGATATCGCCGGACTGGTGAAAGGCGCAAGCAAAGGTGAAGGACTGGGAAACAAGTTCCTTGCCAATATCCGTGAAACAGACGCAATTATCCACGTACTCCGTTGCTTCGATGACGACAATGTGACACACGTAGACGGAAGCGTAAATCCCGTCCGCGACAAAGAAATCATTGACTACGAACTTCAATTGAAAGACCTGGAAACCATCGAAAGCCGTATCCAGAAAGTACAGAAACAAGCACAGACGGGCGGAGACAAAGCTGCAAAGTTAGCTTACGATGTACTCGTTCAATATAAAGACGCATTGGAACAGGGAAAATCTGCACGTACAGTGACTTTTGAAACAAAAGACGAACAAAAGATTGCTCATGAACTGTTCTTATTGACCAGCAAACCGGTAATGTATGTCTGCAATGTTGATGAAGCAAGCGCAGTAAACGGAAATAAATACGTAGATATGGTACGCGAAGCCGTAAAAGACGAGAATGCTCAAATCCTGATTGTTGCCGCCAAGACAGAAGCCGACATCGCCGAACTGGAAACGTATGAAGACCGTCAGATGTTCCTTGCCGAAGTAGGACTGGAAGAGTCGGGCGTGGCACGTCTTATCAAATCGGCTTATAAACTCCTGAACCTCGAAACTTACTTCACAGCCGGCGTACAGGAAGTACGTGCCTGGACTTACGAAAAAGGTTGGAAAGCTCCGCAATGTGCCGGAGTGATCCACACCGATTTTGAAAAAGGCTTTATCCGTGCCGAGGTTATCAAATACGATGATTATATCAAATACGGCTCGGAAGCAGCTGTGAAAGAAGCCGGAAAACTGGGTGTGGAAGGAAAAGAATATGTGGTGCAGGATGGCGACATCATGCATTTCCGTTTCAACGTGTGATTATCGGTTACCACCGACGACTTATTAATTACTAATTCGCTAACAATATGAAATATCTCATTGCAGGAACGGGAGGTGTAGGCGGCAGTATCGCAGGATTCTTGTCGATGGCAGGCAAAGATGTAACCTGTATTGCCCGTGGAGCTCATTTGCAGTCGATTCAAACGAACGGTTTGAAACTGAAGTCGGATTTAAAGGGTGAACATACGCTCCGAATCCCGGCAACTACGGCTGAAGAATTTAGCGGGAAAGCAGATGTGATATTTGTATGTGTGAAAGGTTATTCGGTCGATTCCATCGTAGAACTGATAAAAAGAGCAGCACACAAAGACACGGTTGTCATCCCTATTCTGAATGTATATGGCACAGGGCCGCGCATACAGAAGCTAGTTCCGGAAGTCACCGTTCTCGACGGCTGCATCTATATCGTAGGCTTCGTATCCGGCACCGGAGAAATCACCCAAATGGGAAAAATATTCCGTCTGGTATATGGTGCTCATCACGGCACGGT includes:
- a CDS encoding RagB/SusD family nutrient uptake outer membrane protein translates to MKKIKIYLYIGIMSFCTSCSDFLDKVPDERTQIDSPDKVSALLVNAYPKVSYAAIVNTRCDYITDFGSVYSGAQPGALFSFMGENFLWKDVIEDGNDSFENFWTGCYAAIAVSNQALISIDELGTPSSTINQKGEALMTRAFSHFCLASLFAQQYDESTASLYPGIPYVEKPETQPVEQYDRETVADTYRKITQDFEDSYPLMTDGSIYTAPKYHFNKKSAAAFGTRLYLLMKQYDKVLEYANQLISIPSQFETLTDSKGEPLKNQDGTPQQYISKDDPAFSFVSNNFHPFATTYMDASGYIEMRSYFCSSSTNANLLITEALSSIAWGELPFYSRYGLSSTDIGKTINADNVTNGMWAIPYYGTSNFYFIPKFTQFTKQESLDASNFLPYANIPVLRMEEVLLNRAEAYLMLNQYDKAIADLNLYASQRFVIARSPASSRYYDSKELCITRDKILNFYKTKLNNTDHFINKYNQTDSWSDLKKGILLAILDFRSIEFYNEGLRWYDIVRWNIPVTHTQANGSKSSLMPDDDRRVLQIPEMATISGIKLNPRNNVNNTWE
- a CDS encoding DUF4302 domain-containing protein, which encodes MENPDKRIQTKMQEYTDILTGAPDGWIAEINTQLGGIHTLWMQFTADNRVSMMFDYVEYYRDLKASPFESSYILKPLQGPTISFDTYSFLSIFADPNQLMNGAGQAGTGLGADYEYEIISYKNDQFLLKGRKNKMEATLTKATNEEREAIKNGALMENQDQAPIYQKKYFTFSYKGQAYDFVSNGRKTGFLSANNGNPTLQIEGSKIDLNGNIVMMNPLILNGYEIYQFNKTSTGYTTQVGNDILEIKGGTTPIVPLFNAPPGAIHQTMVVYNDMQNQWSSEYFDKHKAAVSNLFAFTQTQFYIVYVAIHMYTDGSIVEIGYKIYQNGSLGADTYGFYYTFNYQKNSDGSITFGDYTPFDTSNPNHEEFDKCLSPILDGYFKKHKFFIKSWPALYNNSSQYVMSSLIPAEDKTLGVMVGVPMTF
- the ychF gene encoding redox-regulated ATPase YchF, whose protein sequence is MALQCGIVGLPNVGKSTLFNCLSNAKAQAANFPFCTIEPNVGVITVPDERLNALAELVHPQRIVPTTVEIVDIAGLVKGASKGEGLGNKFLANIRETDAIIHVLRCFDDDNVTHVDGSVNPVRDKEIIDYELQLKDLETIESRIQKVQKQAQTGGDKAAKLAYDVLVQYKDALEQGKSARTVTFETKDEQKIAHELFLLTSKPVMYVCNVDEASAVNGNKYVDMVREAVKDENAQILIVAAKTEADIAELETYEDRQMFLAEVGLEESGVARLIKSAYKLLNLETYFTAGVQEVRAWTYEKGWKAPQCAGVIHTDFEKGFIRAEVIKYDDYIKYGSEAAVKEAGKLGVEGKEYVVQDGDIMHFRFNV
- a CDS encoding putative zinc-binding metallopeptidase: MKTTNHIAKWIQAYFMLLFCISTVIFTACNEDKLNLDQEIYGLGGNDEQKNELDKWLYENYTQAYNIEVKYKWNSYELNTTAQLVPIMERFVKPSMDMIQRVWFEPYKQLAGDKFLREMTPKKIILVGSPEYNADGSQVLGQAEGARKITLFDGNSYNPSDADWIRSIMHTIEHEFAHILHQTKMYDSSFKDISAGDYNPTGWTSETEVSALLAGFYSAYAMSGVDEDFVEVASLIMVYGKEWRDYRINLLESLTTSPPSEGETAEETAQRIALANQAQTALTRLLAKEEIVINYFKNVWNVQFYDDAMGNKGLVSLVQDAINQIVNENTPE
- a CDS encoding ketopantoate reductase family protein → MKYLIAGTGGVGGSIAGFLSMAGKDVTCIARGAHLQSIQTNGLKLKSDLKGEHTLRIPATTAEEFSGKADVIFVCVKGYSVDSIVELIKRAAHKDTVVIPILNVYGTGPRIQKLVPEVTVLDGCIYIVGFVSGTGEITQMGKIFRLVYGAHHGTVVKPGLLEAIQQDLQEAGIKVDLSPDINRDTFIKWSFISAMAVTGAYYDVPMGEVQKPGKIRDTFIGLSTESAALGKKLGVEFPEDPVSYNLKVIDKLDPESTASMQKDLARGHDSEIQGLLFDMIAAAEEQGINIPTYRMVAEKFKKSNH